A single Dermacentor albipictus isolate Rhodes 1998 colony chromosome 3, USDA_Dalb.pri_finalv2, whole genome shotgun sequence DNA region contains:
- the LOC135898745 gene encoding very long chain fatty acid elongase AAEL008004-like, producing MASPGLSLNPFKLASQIQQMGDPRTRDYPVVMNPLVVFPLTIFYVYFVKVLGPRWMKNREPFQILNLVRVYNLAMVLLNARFCYIVVFHAYYPRRRYSLWCQGVTGKMDEELAYYYRTGWWYVAVRYADFLDTVFFIMRKKFNQVTHLHVIHHVIVAVNAWFWVLFAPEGQPALGLAINAGVHTVMYTYYFLAAMGPAMQKYLWWKKYLTRIQIIQNVVFMSHMAIPLFVDCGFPRYLIWVANAQTFLVMCLFINFYIHSYIKRRGTPKLDAGHGAAKEKSHGVSNGKHD from the coding sequence ATGGCTTCCCCGGGCCTCAGTCTAAATCCCTTCAAGCTGGCCAGCCAGATACAGCAGATGGGGGACCCGCGAACGCGGGACTATCCGGTGGTCATGAACCCCCTGGTTGTGTTCCCGCTGACCATCTTCTACGTCTATTTCGTCAAGGTTCTCGGTCCGCGCTGGATGAAGAACCGGGAACCATTCCAAATCCTCAACCTCGTGCGCGTATACAACTTGGCAATGGTGCTTCTAAACGCCCGTTTCTGCTACATTGTCGTCTTCCACGCCTACTACCCTCGCCGGCGCTACAGCCTCTGGTGCCAGGGCGTCACGGGAAAGATGGACGAAGAACTGGCGTACTACTATCGCACTGGTTGGTGGTACGTGGCCGTGAGGTACGCCGACTTCCTGGACACAGTGTTCTTTATAATGCGCAAGAAGTTCAACCAGGTCACTCACTTGCATGTCATCCACCACGTGATCGTGGCGGTGAACGCTTGGTTTTGGGTGCTCTTCGCACCCGAGGGCCAACCGGCGCTCGGCCTGGCCATCAACGCCGGAGTGCACACTGTCATGTACACCTACTACTTCTTGGCTGCCATGGGCCCGGCCATGCAGAAGTACCTTTGGTGGAAGAAGTACCTGACGCGTATCCAGATCATCCAGAACGTAGTGTTCATGAGCCACATGGCCATCCCGTTGTTCGTGGACTGCGGCTTTCCCCGGTACCTAATTTGGGTGGCGAACGCCCAAACTTTCCTTGTCATGTGCTTGTTCATCAACTTCTACATACACTCATACATCAAGAGGCGAGGGACGCCGAAGCTTGATGCAGGCCACGGAGCGGCTAAGGAAAAGTCTCATGGTGTGTCGAACGGCAAGCACGACTAG
- the LOC135898813 gene encoding very long chain fatty acid elongase AAEL008004-like — MAAATNDTLEKSTIVENSVYKSFIDNPIYFLANLQQLGDPRTRHYPLVMNPLFVFPLVALYIYFVKVSGPRWMKDRPPFRIDGLVRVHNLLMVVANLKLCATLMCSMYLPGGSYSFWCQGITGGVDNSLQELYRTGWVYVLFRYVDFLDTVFFVLRKKFNQITHLHVIHHVMVTLNVWFWVLFAPEGQVAFSLALNSFVHVVMYSYYLLANMGPSMRKYLWWKKYLTTLQIVQFVIIVVHMSIPLFVDCGFPRYLIFLGVVQTLLVLALFLNFYKKSYIEPERLKAPPKVTASYGDATMYKHEHKKYM, encoded by the coding sequence ATGGCTGCGGCCACCAATGACACCCTTGAAAAGAGCACCATCGTCGAGAACTCTGTGTACAAGTCATTCATCGACAATCCCATCTATTTCCTGGCAAACCTGCAGCAGCTGGGTGACCCCCGCACACGCCACTACCCTTTAGTGATGAACCCGCTGTTCGTATTTCCTCTCGTCGCCCTCTACATATACTTCGTCAAGGTATCTGGTCCACGCTGGATGAAAGACCGGCCACCTTTCCGTATTGACGGTCTAGTGCGGGTGCACAACCTTCTCATGGTGGTGGCCAATCTCAAACTCTGCGCCACGCTTATGTGCTCCATGTACCTGCCCGGTGGCAGCTACAGTTTCTGGTGCCAGGGTATCACTGGCGGCGTCGACAACAGCCTCCAGGAGTTGTACAGGACCGGTTGGGTCTACGTACTTTTCCGATACGTGGACTTTTTGGACACCGTGTTCTTCGTGCTCCGCAAGAAGTTCAACCAGATCACTCACCTCCACGTCATCCACCACGTCATGGTGACGTTGAACGTCTGGTTTTGGGTCCTCTTCGCCCCGGAGGGTCAAGTGGCATTCAGCCTGGCGCTCAATTCCTTCGTGCACGTGGTGATGTACTCCTATTACTTGTTGGCCAACATGGGACCGTCGATGCGCAAGTACCTTTGGTGGAAGAAGTACCTGACCACGCTCCAGATAGTGCAGTTTGTGATAATAGTCGTGCACATGTCCATACCACTATTCGTCGACTGTGGTTTTCCCCGGTACCTCATATTCTTGGGTGTCGTGCAGACGCTACTTGTGCTAGCATTGTTTCTGAACTTCTACAAAAAGTCCTACATTGAACCTGAGCGCCTCAAGGCGCCGCCAAAAGTCACGGCGAGCTATGGAGACGCCACCATGTACAAGCATGAACACAAAAAATATATGTAG